From a region of the Pyrococcus kukulkanii genome:
- a CDS encoding DUF2101 family protein, protein MDIINILDRIGCWTQNVIKVLKLFFFPKPLNRPPKIRLKKYTIHETFSLYLQLVFILYLVIGVLMIIAKMPIHAVLALCIVAYLAIRFILIAGANFIINVPAYRFFYYGLVGISSVAFVGYMILRRIKNDPMYLYGFIGSITVVVLAFRSYFKVRFGRDYTYGVVEEVKGELAKVFVHDDISANVKPGYYWVTCNLKVKPGDLVKIAIENKTLRGAIPKGVIEVAQSSQTKTEPKAETE, encoded by the coding sequence TTGGATATAATAAATATACTAGACAGAATAGGATGTTGGACTCAAAACGTGATAAAAGTGCTTAAGCTTTTTTTCTTCCCTAAACCCTTAAATAGGCCTCCAAAAATCAGACTTAAAAAGTATACAATCCATGAAACATTCAGCCTATATCTTCAGCTTGTTTTCATACTATACCTTGTCATAGGGGTTTTGATGATAATAGCAAAAATGCCAATTCATGCTGTTCTTGCCTTATGTATTGTGGCATACCTTGCTATTAGGTTTATATTGATCGCTGGAGCTAATTTTATCATTAATGTCCCCGCATATAGATTTTTTTATTATGGTCTTGTAGGCATATCCTCTGTGGCGTTTGTTGGATATATGATCCTAAGAAGAATTAAAAATGACCCGATGTACTTGTATGGGTTTATTGGGAGCATTACAGTTGTCGTTCTTGCGTTTAGGAGTTATTTTAAGGTAAGATTTGGGAGAGATTACACATACGGTGTCGTAGAAGAGGTAAAGGGTGAGCTAGCGAAAGTATTTGTGCATGATGATATTAGTGCCAATGTTAAGCCTGGCTATTACTGGGTGACGTGTAACCTTAAAGTTAAACCAGGAGATTTAGTTAAGATTGCTATAGAGAACAAAACATTAAGAGGTGCCATCCCTAAGGGGGTTATTGAGGTTGCTCAATCCTCCCAAACCAAAACCGAGCCAAAGGCTGAGACCGAGTAA
- a CDS encoding GMP synthase subunit A, with protein sequence MIVIMDNGGQYVHRIWRTLRYFGVEAKIIPNTTPLEEIKNMNPKGIIFSGGPSLENTGNCEKILENYEEFNVPILGICLGHQLIAKFFGGKVGRGEKAEYSLVEIEIVDEDDIFEGLPKKLKVWESHMDEVKELPPGFKLLAKSETCPIEAMKHEKLPIYGVQFHPEVAHTEHGAEVLRNFAKICGEIS encoded by the coding sequence ATGATAGTTATCATGGATAACGGAGGTCAATACGTGCACAGGATTTGGAGGACACTCCGCTACTTCGGGGTTGAGGCCAAGATAATCCCCAACACCACTCCCCTAGAGGAGATAAAGAATATGAATCCGAAGGGAATAATATTCTCGGGCGGCCCAAGCTTGGAGAACACGGGCAACTGCGAAAAGATCCTTGAGAACTACGAGGAATTCAACGTCCCGATCCTGGGGATCTGCCTGGGGCACCAGCTGATCGCTAAGTTCTTTGGAGGAAAAGTTGGTAGGGGGGAGAAAGCCGAGTACAGCTTAGTTGAGATCGAAATCGTTGATGAGGATGATATCTTCGAAGGATTGCCGAAGAAGCTCAAGGTCTGGGAGAGCCACATGGATGAAGTTAAGGAGCTTCCCCCAGGATTTAAGTTGTTGGCCAAGAGCGAGACGTGCCCGATAGAGGCAATGAAACACGAAAAGTTGCCAATCTATGGGGTTCAGTTCCACCCGGAGGTCGCGCACACGGAGCACGGAGCTGAAGTACTTAGGAACTTCGCCAAGATTTGCGGAGAGATCAGCTAG
- a CDS encoding type II toxin-antitoxin system VapC family toxin, translating into MRVVIDTSVIINLFSNFYPDRTEVAKKIAILAEEGELVLYSPRLGEFEFISVISRFLPDDLTKEAWEEYRSLIDEFIGESEIIDTIRGLAFLTSHRVPDLYFIATAKHLNAILITNDRKMAMVAKSIGIKTFYLLEEADEFFRFIKTKNR; encoded by the coding sequence ATGAGAGTCGTTATAGACACCTCAGTTATCATTAATTTATTCTCCAATTTTTATCCAGATCGAACTGAAGTTGCCAAGAAAATTGCAATTCTGGCAGAGGAGGGGGAACTGGTCTTATATTCTCCCCGCTTAGGTGAATTTGAATTTATATCAGTTATCTCAAGATTTTTACCCGACGATCTAACCAAAGAAGCTTGGGAGGAGTACAGATCCCTCATAGATGAATTCATTGGAGAGAGTGAGATTATTGACACCATTAGAGGGTTAGCATTTTTAACTTCACACAGAGTTCCCGATCTATATTTTATCGCGACTGCCAAGCATTTAAATGCAATTTTAATAACAAATGACAGGAAAATGGCAATGGTCGCAAAGTCTATTGGAATAAAGACATTTTACCTTCTCGAAGAAGCAGATGAGTTCTTTAGGTTCATTAAAACCAAAAACCGGTGA
- a CDS encoding antitoxin family protein, which translates to MTIEVIYENGVLKPLKPLNLKDGEVLVVKIYKKGIIERTEKFRKIITPEKFKESPEEYLARLREERR; encoded by the coding sequence TTGACAATTGAGGTAATTTATGAAAATGGAGTACTAAAACCTCTAAAGCCCCTCAACTTAAAAGATGGAGAAGTCTTAGTTGTAAAAATATACAAAAAAGGAATAATAGAGAGAACAGAAAAGTTCAGAAAAATAATAACCCCAGAAAAGTTTAAAGAAAGTCCTGAAGAGTATCTTGCCCGCCTTAGGGAGGAGAGGAGATGA